Proteins from one Loktanella sp. M215 genomic window:
- the rpsB gene encoding 30S ribosomal protein S2 codes for MALPEFSMRQLLEAGVHFGHQTARWNPKMGEYIYGARNGIHIMDLTQTVPMLDQALQVIRDTVAKGGRILFVGTKRQAQAPIKDAAEKSAQFYMNHRWLGGTLTNWQTVSQSINRLKQIDEASENGFAGLTKKERLGMEREQGKLTASLGGIREMGGVPDLIFVIDVNKEDLAILEAQKLGIPVVAVVDTNCSPKGVDYVIPGNDDAARAIQLYCDLAARAALDGMSAQLGAAGVDMGAMEELMAEEEAAGQQTAAADA; via the coding sequence ATGGCTCTTCCCGAGTTCTCCATGCGTCAGCTGCTTGAAGCTGGCGTTCACTTCGGCCACCAGACCGCCCGTTGGAACCCCAAGATGGGTGAATACATCTACGGCGCGCGCAACGGCATCCACATCATGGACCTGACGCAGACCGTTCCGATGCTGGATCAGGCCCTGCAGGTCATCCGTGACACCGTCGCCAAGGGCGGCCGCATCCTGTTCGTCGGCACCAAGCGTCAGGCGCAGGCCCCGATCAAGGACGCTGCAGAGAAATCCGCACAGTTCTACATGAACCACCGCTGGCTGGGCGGCACGCTGACCAACTGGCAGACCGTGTCCCAGTCGATCAACCGTCTGAAGCAGATCGACGAAGCCTCTGAAAACGGCTTTGCCGGCCTGACCAAGAAAGAGCGTCTTGGCATGGAACGCGAGCAGGGCAAGCTGACGGCATCGCTGGGCGGCATCCGCGAAATGGGCGGCGTGCCCGACCTGATCTTCGTCATCGACGTGAACAAGGAAGACCTTGCGATCCTTGAAGCGCAGAAGCTGGGCATCCCCGTCGTGGCCGTGGTCGATACCAACTGCAGCCCCAAGGGCGTTGACTATGTCATCCCCGGCAACGACGACGCCGCCCGTGCGATCCAGCTGTATTGCGATCTGGCCGCCCGCGCCGCCCTTGACGGCATGAGCGCGCAGCTTGGCGCCGCCGGCGTCGACATGGGTGCCATGGAAGAGCTGATGGCCGAAGAAGAGGCCGCTGGGCAGCAAACCGCAGCCGCCGACGCGTAA
- a CDS encoding HupE/UreJ family protein: MTSSFFTAIRVWLIGLLSSVTLGLLTLASPARAHEVLPSITDMTQDGSVLVFDMRLNIESFLAGIDQDTVTDTAESAQAATYDQLRALPADQLDARFRDFWPDMAKNITVQAGEDRLALTLTAVQAADVGDESIARLSDVQFTAALPEGADSVQVGWIRPYGTLVVRQMGVDDPYDGFLEAGQMSDPITLTGGNAMGAAATFFAYVPTGFDHIVPLGVDHILFVLGLFFLSSHLKPLLWQVSAFTLAHTITLALAALGYVTVPAAIVEPLIALSIAYVAVENIFLRTLSPWRPFVIFGFGLLHGLGFASVLAQFGLPEANFVPALIGFNIGVEIGQLCVIAVAYLCVYMAREYSEKGERSATAAALYMAAAAVVLAIAIPLSIWAPDLLGDLLPLLGIIAVMLGLSAAAVNVGQYDTYTTMVAMPASVLIALVAVYWVIERVFL, encoded by the coding sequence TGACGAGTTCCTTTTTTACCGCCATCAGGGTGTGGCTTATCGGGCTGTTGTCAAGCGTGACGCTTGGCCTGCTCACGCTCGCGTCACCGGCGCGCGCCCACGAGGTTTTGCCGTCGATCACGGACATGACGCAGGACGGGTCGGTGCTGGTCTTCGACATGCGCCTGAATATCGAAAGCTTTCTGGCGGGGATCGATCAGGACACGGTCACGGATACCGCAGAATCGGCCCAGGCCGCGACCTATGACCAGTTGCGCGCCTTGCCCGCAGATCAGCTTGACGCGCGGTTCCGCGACTTCTGGCCCGACATGGCTAAGAACATCACCGTGCAGGCAGGCGAGGACCGTCTGGCATTGACCCTGACCGCAGTGCAGGCGGCAGACGTCGGCGACGAGAGCATCGCGCGCCTGTCCGATGTCCAGTTCACCGCAGCCTTGCCGGAGGGGGCCGACAGCGTGCAGGTCGGCTGGATCCGGCCCTACGGCACGCTGGTCGTGCGCCAGATGGGCGTCGACGATCCTTACGACGGCTTCCTCGAGGCCGGTCAGATGTCAGACCCAATCACGCTGACCGGCGGGAACGCCATGGGCGCTGCGGCGACGTTCTTTGCCTACGTGCCGACAGGGTTCGACCATATCGTGCCGCTGGGCGTCGATCACATCCTCTTCGTGCTGGGGCTGTTCTTTCTGTCCTCGCATCTGAAGCCGCTCTTGTGGCAGGTCAGCGCCTTCACGCTGGCGCATACGATCACGCTGGCGCTTGCGGCGCTTGGATACGTCACCGTCCCCGCTGCAATCGTAGAGCCGCTGATCGCCCTTTCGATCGCCTATGTTGCGGTCGAGAACATCTTTCTGCGGACCCTGTCGCCGTGGCGACCCTTCGTCATCTTCGGCTTCGGTCTGTTGCACGGGCTGGGGTTCGCATCCGTCCTCGCGCAGTTCGGCCTGCCAGAGGCGAATTTCGTGCCCGCGCTGATCGGCTTCAATATCGGCGTGGAAATCGGTCAGCTTTGCGTGATCGCGGTGGCCTATCTCTGCGTCTACATGGCGCGTGAATACAGTGAAAAGGGCGAGCGGAGCGCCACGGCGGCGGCACTTTACATGGCAGCAGCAGCAGTCGTGCTGGCCATCGCGATCCCACTGTCGATCTGGGCGCCGGACCTGCTGGGCGATCTGCTGCCCTTGCTGGGGATCATCGCGGTCATGCTGGGGCTCTCGGCGGCGGCGGTGAACGTGGGGCAATACGACACCTATACCACCATGGTCGCGATGCCCGCGTCCGTGCTGATCGCGCTGGTTGCCGTCTACTGGGTGATCGAACGCGTCTTCCTCTAG